The following are from one region of the Vitis riparia cultivar Riparia Gloire de Montpellier isolate 1030 chromosome 9, EGFV_Vit.rip_1.0, whole genome shotgun sequence genome:
- the LOC117922594 gene encoding pollen receptor-like kinase 3: protein MTLASSSVFFFTVVLLFPFSFSMSDSEALLKLKQSFTNTNALDSWKPGSGPCTGDKEWGGLVCFNGIVTGLHLVGMGLSGKIDVEALTAITGLRTISIVNNSFSGSIPEFNRLGALKAIFISGNQFSGEIPPDYFVRMASLKKLWLSDNKFTGAIPLSIQLLSHLIELHLENNQFTGTIPDFNLPTLKSLNLSNNKLKGAIPDSLSKFGGSAFAGNAGLCGEELGNGCNHHGIDLGTDRSRKAIAVIISVAVVIISLLIIVVFLMRRRKEEEFDVLENVDESVEVRISGSSRKEGSSTSRRAIGSSRRGSNRSSQVKSSMKEDMVVVNEEKGIFGMSDLMKAAAEVLGTGSLGSAYKAVMATGIAVVVKRMKEMNRVSKEGFDLELRRLGSLQHPNVLNPLGYHFRKEEKLIIYEYIPKGSLLFVLHGDRGPSHAGLNWPARLKIVQGIARGLGYLHTELASLDLPHGNLKSSNILLTFDHDPLLSDYGYSPLISVSFVSQALFAYRAPEAVRDNQISPKCDVYCLGIVILEILIGKFPMQYLNNSKGGTDVVEWAVSAIADGREAEVFDPEIASSINSMEEMVKLLHIGVACAESNPEQRPDIKEAIRRIEEIHIEGGGSGGGASHDRTIQVLPSLRDGYGEVPVTVPQSSPREAYGEISLNGSDSLEENPGAGHRNDNFSFSIS, encoded by the exons ATGACCCTTGCTTCatcttctgttttctttttcactgTCGTCCTTCTTTTTCCGTTCAGTTTCTCGATGTCGGATTCTGAAGCTTTGCTTAAGCTCAAGCAATCTTTTACCAATACTAATGCTCTCGATTCTTGGAAGCCTGGTTCTGGGCCTTGCACTGGAGATAAGGAATGGGGTGGACTGGTTTGTTTCAATGGCATTGTCACAGGTCTTCATTTGGTAGGAATGGGATTATCCGGGAAAATCGACGTCGAAGCTTTGACTGCGATCACGGGTCTTCGGACCATCAGCATTGTAAACAATTCTTTTTCGGGTTCCATCCCGGAATTCAACCGATTGGGGGCTTTGAAGGCCATTTTCATATCTGGGAATCAGTTTTCCGGGGAGATTCCGCCAGATTACTTTGTGAGAATGGCTTCTTTGAAAAAACTATGGCTTTCCGATAATAAATTCACCGGCGCAATTCCTTTGTCAATTCAGCTTCTTTCTCATCTTATTGAGCTGCACCTTGAAAACAACCAATTCACCGGAACTATCCCGGATTTTAATCTGCCAACGTTGAAGTCGCTTAATCTTTCGAATAATAAATTAAAGGGAGCCATCCCCGATAGTTTATCGAAATTTGGTGGGAGCGCATTTGCAGGCAATGCGGGACTGTGTGGGGAAGAATTGGGAAATGGGTGCAATCATCATGGGATTGATCTCGGGACAGACAGGTCCCGCAAGGCCATTGCAGTGATCATATCAGTGGCTGTCGTGATTATATCTCTTCTAATCATCGTGGTTTTTCTGATGAGGAGAAGAAAAGAGGAAGAATTCGACGTGCTTGAGAATGTTGACGAGTCAGTTGAGGTGCGAATATCGGGGTCTAGCAGAAAGGAGGGATCAAGCACCAGCAGAAGGGCCATAGGCTCGAGCCGGAGGGGCTCCAACCGTTCGAGCCAGGTCAAGAGCAGCATGAAGGAGGACATGGTGGTGgtgaatgaagaaaaaggtaTTTTCGGGATGTCGGACTTGATGAAAGCTGCTGCTGAGGTGCTTGGAACTGGCAGTTTGGGGTCGGCCTACAAGGCGGTGATGGCCACCGGCATTGCGGTGGTGGTGAAGAGGATGAAAGAAATGAATAGAGTAAGCAAAGAAGGATTCGATCTGGAGCTCAGGCGACTGGGCAGCCTGCAACACCCCAATGTTCTAAACCCTTTGGGTTACCATTTTCGAAAAGAGGAGAAGCTCATCATCTACGAGTACATTCCCAAAGGCAGTTTGCTATTTGTACTCCATG GTGATCGAGGACCCTCCCATGCGGGGCTCAATTGGCCAGCGCGTTTAAAGATCGTTCAAGGGATCGCTCGAGGATTGGGCTATCTCCACACCGAGCTAGCCTCATTGGACTTGCCCCATGGCAATCTCAAATCAAGCAATATCCTTCTCACCTTCGACCACGATCCATTACTCTCAGACTATGGATATAGCCCATTGATCAGCGTCAGCTTTGTTTCACAAGCCTTGTTCGCCTACAGGGCCCCCGAGGCCGTCCGGGACAATCAGATATCGCCCAAGTGCGACGTCTACTGCCTCGGAATCGTCATTCTTGAGATCCTTATCGGAAAATTTCCCATGCAGTATCTAAACAACAGCAAAGGTGGCACCGACGTGGTGGAATGGGCGGTGTCCGCCATTGCAGACGGGAGAGAAGCTGAGGTATTCGATCCCGAGATCGCAAGCTCCATAAACTCCATGGAAGAGATGGTGAAACTCCTCCACATCGGCGTCGCTTGCGCCGAGAGCAACCCCGAGCAGCGGCCGGACATAAAGGAGGCCATTAGAAGGATAGAGGAAATCCATATAGAGGGAGGCGGCAGCGGAGGAGGAGCTAGCCATGATAGAACCATTCAAGTTCTGCCGTCGCTCCGGGACGGATACGGAGAAGTGCCGGTGACAGTACCGCAATCGAGCCCTCGGGAGGCGTATGGCGAGATCTCTCTGAATGGATCCGACAGCCTCGAAGAGAACCCCGGCGCCGGGCACCGCAACGACAACTTCTCATTTTCCATTTCCTAA